A region from the Mesorhizobium huakuii genome encodes:
- a CDS encoding IS256 family transposase produces MNETINIVRLRQPDEIDDPLTDVLRTGARKLLAQAIEMEAEAFLAEMRDLKLPDGRDRLVRHGHGPERSIQTGIGAVPVSRVKVRDRGANGEAERIRFSSSILPKWARRTRSLDALLPVLYLRGISTGDFQEALAALLGKEAPNLSPSVITRLTAEWGIEYDRWQKRDLSARRYVYVWADGVYLQARMEDHAECMLVLIGATPEGKKELLGFQTGIRESAQSWRELLVDVKRRGLQIAPDLAVGDGALGFWKALDELLPGTKHQRCWVHKTANVLNKVPKSVQAAMKTDLREIFSAPNRASAETAIAVFVEKYDAKYGKAVDCLTKDQNALLAFYDFPAEHWDHLRTSNPIESVFATVRHRTVRTKGSLSSKTARLMVFKLVMAAARTWRRLKGQNQLPKLIAGATFQDGIEVIELKPQSAA; encoded by the coding sequence ATGAACGAGACTATCAACATTGTTCGCCTTCGTCAGCCCGACGAAATCGATGATCCCCTGACGGATGTGCTTCGCACCGGCGCGCGCAAATTGCTGGCGCAGGCGATCGAGATGGAGGCCGAAGCGTTTCTTGCCGAGATGCGGGATCTCAAGCTTCCGGACGGACGTGACCGGCTGGTCCGGCACGGTCACGGGCCGGAGCGGAGCATCCAGACGGGGATCGGGGCGGTGCCCGTCAGCCGGGTGAAGGTCCGGGATCGCGGCGCGAACGGTGAAGCGGAGCGCATCCGTTTTTCCTCATCGATCCTGCCGAAATGGGCGCGTCGGACACGAAGTCTGGATGCGCTTCTTCCCGTTCTCTATCTGCGCGGCATTTCGACGGGCGACTTTCAGGAAGCTCTGGCAGCTCTGTTGGGCAAGGAGGCGCCGAACCTCTCACCCTCGGTGATCACGCGACTGACGGCGGAGTGGGGCATCGAATACGATCGTTGGCAAAAGCGCGATCTTTCGGCGCGCCGCTATGTGTATGTGTGGGCGGACGGGGTCTACCTGCAGGCCCGGATGGAAGATCATGCCGAATGCATGCTGGTCCTGATCGGCGCCACGCCCGAGGGCAAGAAAGAGCTGCTCGGCTTCCAGACCGGCATTCGTGAGAGCGCACAGAGCTGGCGCGAGCTGCTGGTCGACGTCAAGCGTCGTGGCCTGCAGATCGCGCCCGATCTTGCCGTCGGCGACGGCGCGCTTGGCTTCTGGAAAGCGCTCGATGAGCTCCTTCCCGGCACCAAGCACCAGCGATGCTGGGTGCACAAGACAGCCAACGTGCTCAACAAGGTGCCGAAATCGGTGCAGGCCGCCATGAAGACGGACTTGCGCGAAATCTTTTCCGCCCCGAACCGAGCCTCAGCCGAGACGGCGATTGCCGTCTTTGTCGAGAAATATGATGCGAAATACGGCAAGGCGGTCGACTGCCTGACCAAAGATCAGAATGCCTTGCTGGCGTTCTACGATTTCCCCGCCGAACATTGGGATCATCTGCGAACGTCCAATCCCATCGAGAGCGTCTTTGCGACCGTTCGCCATCGCACGGTGCGTACCAAGGGCTCACTCTCCTCGAAAACCGCCAGGCTGATGGTCTTCAAGCTGGTCATGGCCGCGGCCAGGACGTGGCGACGACTGAAAGGACAAAATCAGTTGCCTAAACTCATCGCAGGTGCAACGTTCCAGGATGGAATCGAGGTCATTGAACTGAAGCCGCAGAGCGCCGCTTGA